Genomic segment of Kibdelosporangium phytohabitans:
GCGGAGGACCCGCTGAAGTCGAGTGTCACCGCGACCATCGACGCGGGCTCGTTCCACAGCCGCCAGGAGCAGCGCGACAACCACGTGAAGTCCGAGGAGTTCCTGCACGTCGACGGCCACCCGGAGCTGACCTTCGTGTCGACGGGCGTGCGCCACGACGGCGAGGAGTTCCTGCTCGACGGCGACCTGACCATCCGCGGCGTGACCAAGGCCGTCACCCTCAACCTGGAGCTCAACGGCTTCGGCCAGGGCCCGGACGGTTCCCCGGTCGTCGGCATCTCCGCGTCGACGGAGATCAACCGCAAGGACTTCGGCGTGCACGGCGGTGCCGCCGGTGCTCTCGTCGGCGAGAAGATCCAGGTCGCTCTGGAGATCGAGGCCAAGA
This window contains:
- a CDS encoding YceI family protein, producing the protein MSTPTINIPGYITGTWTIDPIHSDVSFIVRHLGVSKVRGQFGTFSGEIVTAEDPLKSSVTATIDAGSFHSRQEQRDNHVKSEEFLHVDGHPELTFVSTGVRHDGEEFLLDGDLTIRGVTKAVTLNLELNGFGQGPDGSPVVGISASTEINRKDFGVHGGAAGALVGEKIQVALEIEAKKAS